From Clostridia bacterium, a single genomic window includes:
- a CDS encoding GTPase domain-containing protein: MTTVLVTGQPRAGKTLFVIQFAAFLNVSELRLHVTAPGEPTHVVTLPVSRARAELVDGADHKTRALQAVDVQVPVRKHVRVIRLTDTTGLSDDIHQDAPVREAMAQTLRALRSAEAALHLIDAHRAGEDPRAIADVDREIVRFMASRGPFAVVASKMDLPGASTGLERIRRAFPEARVIPVSSVTRAGFPEVRRFFAGRW, translated from the coding sequence GTGACCACCGTCCTCGTCACCGGCCAGCCGCGCGCGGGCAAGACGCTGTTCGTCATCCAGTTCGCCGCCTTCCTCAACGTTTCCGAGCTGCGGCTTCACGTGACGGCGCCGGGCGAGCCCACGCACGTGGTCACCCTGCCGGTGTCGCGGGCCCGCGCCGAGCTCGTCGACGGCGCGGACCACAAGACGCGCGCGCTGCAGGCTGTCGACGTCCAGGTGCCGGTGCGCAAGCACGTCCGCGTGATCCGCCTCACCGACACCACCGGGCTGAGCGACGACATCCACCAGGACGCCCCCGTGCGCGAGGCGATGGCGCAGACGCTGCGCGCCCTGCGGTCGGCCGAAGCCGCGCTGCACCTCATCGACGCGCACCGCGCCGGCGAAGACCCCCGGGCGATCGCGGACGTCGACCGCGAGATCGTGCGGTTCATGGCGTCCCGCGGACCCTTCGCCGTCGTCGCCAGCAAGATGGACTTGCCCGGGGCCTCGACGGGGCTGGAGCGGATCCGCCGCGCGTTCCCGGAAGCGCGGGTCATCCCCGTCTCGTCCGTCACGCGGGCCGGCTTCCCTGAAGTGCGCCGCTTCTTCGCCGGACGCTGGTAG